Proteins from a genomic interval of Stenotrophomonas maltophilia R551-3:
- a CDS encoding alpha/beta hydrolase, translating into MSTTPTILLVHGFWGGAAHWAKVILELHRNGHDRVQAVELPLTSLADDAGRTQKMIRQIDGPVLLVGHSYGGAVISQAGNEANVKGLVYIAAFAPDAGESPGGITQQHLPEAAPNLAPDSDGYLWLRADTFHESFCQDLSDDEGRVMAVTQKAPLASTFGDAVSDPAWKHKPSWYQLSRHDRMIAPENQKTMAGRMQPKRLLELDASHASLASKPAEVTALILEACAAVGG; encoded by the coding sequence ATGAGCACGACACCGACCATCCTCCTCGTCCATGGTTTCTGGGGCGGGGCCGCACACTGGGCCAAAGTGATCCTGGAGCTGCATCGCAACGGCCATGACCGCGTGCAGGCGGTGGAACTGCCACTCACCTCGCTGGCCGATGATGCCGGCCGCACCCAGAAAATGATCCGGCAGATCGACGGGCCGGTGCTGCTGGTCGGCCACTCCTACGGCGGCGCGGTGATCAGCCAGGCCGGCAACGAGGCCAACGTGAAGGGCCTGGTCTACATCGCGGCGTTCGCCCCGGATGCCGGCGAGAGCCCCGGTGGCATCACCCAGCAGCATCTGCCGGAAGCGGCACCGAACCTGGCGCCGGACAGTGATGGTTACCTGTGGCTGCGTGCCGACACGTTCCATGAAAGCTTCTGCCAGGACCTGAGCGACGACGAAGGCCGGGTGATGGCGGTGACCCAGAAGGCACCGCTGGCCAGCACTTTCGGCGATGCAGTGAGCGACCCGGCGTGGAAGCACAAGCCGAGCTGGTACCAGCTGTCCCGCCACGACCGGATGATCGCGCCGGAGAACCAGAAGACCATGGCCGGACGGATGCAGCCCAAGCGCCTGCTGGAGCTGGATGCCAGCCATGCCTCGCTGGCCTCGAAGCCGGCCGAGGTGACCGCGTTGATTCTCGAGGC